The genomic interval ATTCTTACAAGATTGTTCGGGTATGTGAACTGCCGAGGTGTGGTTTATTGTGTCGCTTACCAAGGTCAATAGTTGAAACCAAAGTTTACACTTTGGGTACAGCTTCATGGCAAGTAATCTCTTTGCTTTGCACCATATTGTCTACAGAATGTATCTGCATGTGGAGACATGCACTGGTTGATTTGGAACCGTAGAACTGATGGAGCACGCATAGTAGCTTATGCTCGCAAGCAGCtattttttcttgatattgAAACAAACCGCCTCTGGTACATGCAATGCCCTTTGCCAGAAAGCTATAAATTTCACAAGAGCCTATTCGGTTATACAGGAAACACTCTTTCTCTGAGATACTTTGGCAATCCAATTGCAGAGTTTTCAGATAACCTTATGAAGATGGCTTGTAGCGTCTATGTTACGCCACATACTACAGCTGTTTGTATTTCTCAGTAGTTTGTAATTCATCTCACTGTGCTTAGTTCATACTTTCATGTGAAGATACAATTAGCATACACTTGTCCTGTACTCTTTATTTCctgaaaaattttgttatcaagTACCTATTGTAAATTACAATGTGCAACAAAGCGTAAATCTTTTTGTACAACATAGGGTGGATGTACAACTAGTCTATGATTTCAATGACATGTAGTACAGTCAGTAAATCCTACTTTTTCACACTAAGATCAAATTCTGGATAGTTTTTCAGAGCAGCTTTCACTTTCTCTTGCAATATACTGACCATAGAACATATTacagtaaaaataatgaaaacatATAAAACATGTTTGGTTATCTATTACAAACAACCAAAGTTCTTATGTTATTAAACCaggtataaaaatttgtttaatgacAAACAAAAGTTATTTAAACCTGTTGAAATACTGCTCAGTTCAGCAGTTGACCAAAACACTTGCTGACTTTCTTGACAGATGGAGGAGTTGGTTAAAAATAGTTTGCTTCGGTTATCTGCTTGTAGCGCAGTGATTCTTGTATTGTGTTATTAAAGCCTGAAGAAAATAACCCTTTTGTACTTCTGTTCTAATTACGTTTCCCTGTTTTGATGTCGAATTTAGCTTAACAAAAcccatattatttaaaatttcctCCCCGTCTTGCTTACATCTCAAGCTATCGTGGCTATTTTGGCGAAAAATAGTTTGTTCTTGGGTACTCAAAAGAGTATAAAACCGTATAGGATTTTAACAAGAACCTCCAAAACAGTTACAATCATGCGTATACAGCAGCGCAACAGCTTTACCTTTGAACGTGGGACAGGGGATGAGGGTTGATACCTCAAGTTCAGGTGACATTATGTACTGATATAGAAAATATACAGACTACTGTTTCTTTCAACATACATGCTCCACAGCAAAATAAGCTTGCAAATTACAAGGAAATTTTGTTAGAAATAACTTGAATAGAGGTTGAATTAGTGGCAACCGGTAGATAGCAGATtgttttatacatattattcCTGATAACTTAGATTGGTCCACACTGTAGTACATAATGCATTTTGCCGTGCAATGTCATTTGCACATAGAGCAGTAATCATACTTTTCAGATAGATGTTAGCCCCACAACAAAACCACgcatataatttataaaccaCATAAATGATAAACCTATTGCCAGATGTATGAGCAACAAGATCAAACCAATCTATTGTTCATCATCGATGAGCTTAATCATGTCCACTTACACTGATTATATGTTGGCCTTACAATGATTATATGCTGGCCTTGGGAAACTTGGATATCCTACAGAAAAGTAGTGAAACTTCACGTTCTGATACTTAAAAGTTActatttcattaaaagatttaGTTGCTGAAGAGTGGATAAACCTCAGCTGCAAGTCCCACTCAATTTCCTGGGTAGAGTTCCACGAGTTCTTGTTAGTCATAGAGACCTTAGTCGTAGAGACCTAACTGATTCATCATGTCATTGAATACAATTTTCAAGTCATCAGCCATAAGCATAAAGGCATCAACATTTGTAAGTGCTTGAATGGTTCTGTTTGACTTAGGGATGTCAAATGAGAAGCGGTCTCTCAAAGCCCAGTCAATAAGTTCTTCTCCATAGAAGTCGCCATCTTGCAGAAGATCTTCTTTCCTTGTGTTTTTGCCATCATATCTTTTATGATCAGAGCTTGTTGAGCCACTTTGTATATCCTTAAAGGTGTAGGTGCGCAGTTTGCCTTGCACTACAAAGATCATCTCGTCAATTGGGTCTCCTTCACGAATCAAGTGAGTGTGCTCGGTGAAGAAAGTTGGTTTTACGCAATCGCATAGAGCATCCAATGTTACTTCATTTAGCTTCCTGAACCCTTGTACCTTgataaaaattcaagaaaaaggatgAGAATAAATCTGAGACCCAGCTATACGAGTGTGAACTAGCATTCAAGGATTAACAACTAATCTGATGGGTGAAATGccaaaaattacatttaatttctatatcCATTTCAATTTCCCAAAGCTTGGTTACTAATGGAAAGGAGCCCTAGATAGACAAAAAGAAACTCACTTTCTTTAGCAGATTCCAGCAAAGTTCGCGCTTTAGTTCTCTTCTGAGTTCATTGGGAAGATTATTGAGTAGATTTTGTACATCAATGTAATCAGTTTTTCGCCGTATGTATGACTTATATTTCTTCACCTTTTGCTGGAGATTCTTGGAGAGCTTCTGAAAGGGCTGCCATTCCTCAATCTCCCGTGGCTTCAATGTCATCTCCTTTCCTAACTTTAGATATCTCTGTTTGACAAGAAGTACGgttcataaaattcaaatttattccaTGGTTCAACTcaatcataaaaaaaactaaactgagagatttaaaaaaaaaggaaaaaagtaaaTAGCAACCTGCATATTTCCTATTAGAAGGGCAAACAACAGGAAACCAGAGCTGACAACCAAAATCACAAAGATGTTTTCCTCGACATTGCCACTTGTTTGCAGATTGTGACCTAAATTACTGCAAAAAAACAAATCCGATTATAATATATCAGAGAGTGATCTTGAAAGTTgtcaattataaatgtttgaaaGTAATGAAATTTGTATGGTAGATGACACACTTCAACAAGTGAACTGAAAATATGACCCAACTCATGGAGGGACTGCTAATAGATGAAACAGAATGAAAATTTCAGCATCCCAAAATAAGACAGGAAACTGTATCCATAacagaaaaaattaactcCACAGGCCACTCACAGTGCTGACCTAATGAGTACCACATAAGACAAAACTAAGTTGTCACATCAACAATGGTTATATGGTCCGGAAAAGTCTATACAAAGAGttacaatcactcaactaGGGTATCAATTGTACTCCCATTCGCTTTCCTTCTACATTCTCTTTCTCTAATAGTACCCGTGACCTGACATACCTTCACTCTCTCTCAAATTAACTATCTAGAAGaatgttaataaaatgaagGTATATGAAAGTTCAGGGTGAATGCTTCGGTCTGCCTAGCAGCATTAAGGAAAAACCACAAGCCACTTGAGTAGAGCACTCAGAACAGAATAAATGAATAGGCAGCAGATAATTGCACAATAAAACTGGAAATGGATCATcaagaataaaatttcttgGTATATTGGCTTGGCTCAGTAAGTGTAAAAGAAACAGCAATTGCTTTGGCACAAACCAATAATCTTAAGATAAGAAAGATACATCACCAATGACAAATAGAGAAAACCACATCATCCCACCTGCCACCAACAAGAATAGTATCACCCATGCACAAACCTGAGATTTTGCAGGCCCCATATAAAACAATGTAAAATCTTTTGCAGAAAGTTTTTCCCCTCCAGTATACCAGACTCAAGAGCACCATGGAATATTCCAAAATCATGGATTGTCGCATTTCGCGTCTTCATTGGGCagaattcatttaaaaatgtatAGTCTTCTAAATTGTCATGACAATTAAAAGAACAATGGCTCCGTCCAGTATAATTTATGCAGGCTTTCGTCCAGCATTCAGTTTGTCTTTCTATAGCCATAAAATACCATAAGCCTCCAAATACCTAAAAGTACCAGCAAGTCAGTTGTTGAACAATAAGATGTGTTCAGGTGAGAGAAAGCTTGAGAAATAATTGTACGTGTAATGATATCGAAATTTCAAGGTAAATACTTACATTAGCAGCTTGCAGGTAAACGAAAAGATTGAATGCAAATCTGGCCCATGTAGCTGTAGCATGTTTGCGTAAACTCCTCATAGCTGTTGAAAACAATGCATAGATTCTTATAATCCTTGCCACATATTGGATGAAAACAACATGCTTAAAAGACCTCACTGAATCCACAAATTTTGGGGCGCCCATAGTTTCAATGAGAAGAGTTCCCGCCATCTGCATTGAACAAAGCAAACCTAAAATGTTAATAGAAACCAAGATAACcatctatatatttattagtaatagttaaaaataacTGTAGAAGAATCTATCTCACCTGTGTAATGGGAAGGAAGATTAGAAAGTCAAATATGATGAAGCACCATTGATTTTTGTGTGAGTTCTCTCCAATATGCATCAAATAACTAGCAAACGGAACGCAAACAATGATAAGCACATGAATGACAAGAAGAACAGAGCTGAGCACATTAACAATGTCCAACAATTGGTAGTGCAAATCAAGGcactttttcaaattattgatCACAGGAAGGTAGAAAAACAAAGGATCGACTGATATTACAGTCACAACCAATATCATTTGCATCCAATCAAAGTACGGCCACCgtaggaaaatatttttcattttgtagaGTAATCTTTTGACATTGGATGTTGTCAACTCTGTAAAGCCACTAGGTTCATAAATTTCGAGAGCAGAAGATGGATCTCTTTTAGACTTCCCGGAAATTGAAGCGCCACTAGGTTCATAAATTTTGAGAGCAGAAGATGGATCTCTTTGAGACTTCTTGGAAATTGAAGAGCCACTAGGTTCATTAATTTCGAGAGCAGAAGATGGATCTCTTTGAGACTTCCCGGAAATTGAAGAGCCACTAGGTTCATCCATTTTGAGACCAAAAGATGGATCTCTTTGAGACTTCTCGGAAAATGAAGAGCCACTAGGTTCATAAATTTCGAGAGCAGAAGACGGATCTCTTTGAGACTTCGCGGAAATTGAAGAGCCACTAGGTTCATCAATTTCGAGAGCAGAAGATGGATCTCTCTGAGACTTCCCAGAAATTGAAGAGCCACTAGGTTCATCAATTTCAAGAGCAGAAGATGAATCTCTTTGAAACTTCCTGGAAATTGAAGAGCCACTAGGTTCATAAATTTCGAGAGCAGAAGATGAATCTCTTTGAGACTTCCCGGAAATTGAAGAGCCACTAGGTTCATAAATTTCGAAAGCAGAATATGGATCTCTTGTAACCACTTTCGCCACACTGAACAAAACGCAAGTAGTTCAAAGATCagttcttaaaataaataaagcctatttttgttatatattaATGGAATGCAAggacaataatttatatttcggCGATCCATCCTAAGGGGAC from Citrus sinensis cultivar Valencia sweet orange chromosome 9, DVS_A1.0, whole genome shotgun sequence carries:
- the LOC102627720 gene encoding uncharacterized protein LOC102627720 isoform X8, which gives rise to MPDMLTFLRQWPYFDWMKIIFSVIEIQVEALYFYAPVINDERKCFDMHQQFLENAFVLGFFLICIHMVIFLSYKNPLGFVINFLIYYSILAMAGIILLEKQGYPIFFDPMKYFKILLCIRYLARIISIYSLFSKAVRSSTELSEAKWVKIAVNLYLYLQAANVFGGLWYFMAIERVTECWTKACINHTGQHCHFSCRVNLEEDRTYINGFCPTKIRNTTIHDFGIFHGALESGIVEGTSILQKLLHCFVWGLQNLSNLGHDLQSGSDVWENIFVILVVSSGFLFFALLIGNMQIYLQSRTVRLKEMTVKPREIEEWKPFQNLSANLQQEMKKYKPYIRRKTNHIDIENLLNNIPKELGKKIKRELCWHLLKKVHEFRMLKEETLDALCDCVKPTFFTEHAHIIREGDPIDELIFVMQGNLWTYSFNDLTNGSTRKRDHLEDSDFYGAELVDWALRDCSLFEFSKSTKTIEALTNIEAFTLMADDLKIVFNEKMNQAALVIQLAWRHYTRRKFRFPKRRPSPLYVPLRDKVKEKTPIPQRSKVKEKTPLPQQDKVKVMTPVPQRSKVKEKTPVPQRSKVKEKTPVPQQSKVNEKTPLPQRGKVNKRTLPPKRFSVKIKIIGTLLRSVAKVVTRDPYSAFEIYEPSGSSISGKSQRDSSSALEIYEPSGSSISAKSQRDPSSALEIYEPSGSSFSEKSQRDPSFGLKMDEPSGSSISGKSQRDPSSALEINEPSGSSISKKSQRDPSSALKIYEPSGASISGKSKRDPSSALEIYEPSGFTELTTSNVKRLLYKMKNIFLRWPYFDWMQMILVVTVISVDPLFFYLPVINNLKKCLDLHYQLLDIVNVLSSVLLVIHVLIIVCVPFASYLMHIGENSHKNQWCFIIFDFLIFLPITQMAGTLLIETMGAPKFVDSVRSFKHVVFIQYVARIIRIYALFSTAMRSLRKHATATWARFAFNLFVYLQAANVFGGLWYFMAIERQTECWTKACINYTGRSHCSFNCHDNLEDYTFLNEFCPMKTRNATIHDFGIFHGALESGILEGKNFLQKILHCFIWGLQNLSNLGHNLQTSGNVEENIFVILVVSSGFLLFALLIGNMQRYLKLGKEMTLKPREIEEWQPFQKLSKNLQQKVKKYKSYIRRKTDYIDVQNLLNNLPNELRRELKRELCWNLLKKVQGFRKLNEVTLDALCDCVKPTFFTEHTHLIREGDPIDEMIFVVQGKLRTYTFKDIQSGSTSSDHKRYDGKNTRKEDLLQDGDFYGEELIDWALRDRFSFDIPKSNRTIQALTNVDAFMLMADDLKIVFNDMMNQLGLYD
- the LOC102627720 gene encoding uncharacterized protein LOC102627720 isoform X1, with the translated sequence MPDMLTFLRQWPYFDWMKIIFSVIEIQVEALYFYAPVINDERKCFDMHQQFLENAFVLGFFLICIHMVIFLSYKNPLGFVINFLIYYSILAMAGIILLEKQGYPIFFDPMKYFKILLCIRYLARIISIYSLFSKAVRSSTELSEAKWVKIAVNLYLYLQAANVFGGLWYFMAIERVTECWTKACINHTGQHCHFSCRVNLEEDRTYINGFCPTKIRNTTIHDFGIFHGALESGIVEGTSILQKLLHCFVWGLQNLSNLGHDLQSGSDVWENIFVILVVSSGFLFFALLIGNMQIYLQSRTVRLKEMTVKPREIEEWKPFQNLSANLQQEMKKYKPYIRRKTNHIDIENLLNNIPKELGKKIKRELCWHLLKKVHEFRMLKEETLDALCDCVKPTFFTEHAHIIREGDPIDELIFVMQGNLWTYSFNDLTNGSTRKRDHLEDSDFYGAELVDWALRDCSLFEFSKSTKTIEALTNIEAFTLMADDLKIVFNEKMNQAALVIQLAWRHYTRRKFRFPKRRPSPLYVPLRDKVKEKTPIPQRSKVKEKTPLPQQDKVKVMTPVPQRSKVKEKTPVPQRSKVKEKTPVPQQSKVNEKTPLPQRGKVNKRTLPPKRFSVKIKIIGTLLRSVAKVVTRDPYSAFEIYEPSGSSISGKSQRDSSSALEIYEPSGSSISRKFQRDSSSALEIDEPSGSSISGKSQRDPSSALEIDEPSGSSISAKSQRDPSSALEIYEPSGSSFSEKSQRDPSFGLKMDEPSGSSISGKSQRDPSSALEINEPSGSSISKKSQRDPSSALKIYEPSGASISGKSKRDPSSALEIYEPSGFTELTTSNVKRLLYKMKNIFLRWPYFDWMQMILVVTVISVDPLFFYLPVINNLKKCLDLHYQLLDIVNVLSSVLLVIHVLIIVCVPFASYLMHIGENSHKNQWCFIIFDFLIFLPITQMAGTLLIETMGAPKFVDSVRSFKHVVFIQYVARIIRIYALFSTAMRSLRKHATATWARFAFNLFVYLQAANVFGGLWYFMAIERQTECWTKACINYTGRSHCSFNCHDNLEDYTFLNEFCPMKTRNATIHDFGIFHGALESGILEGKNFLQKILHCFIWGLQNLSNLGHNLQTSGNVEENIFVILVVSSGFLLFALLIGNMQRYLKLGKEMTLKPREIEEWQPFQKLSKNLQQKVKKYKSYIRRKTDYIDVQNLLNNLPNELRRELKRELCWNLLKKVQGFRKLNEVTLDALCDCVKPTFFTEHTHLIREGDPIDEMIFVVQGKLRTYTFKDIQSGSTSSDHKRYDGKNTRKEDLLQDGDFYGEELIDWALRDRFSFDIPKSNRTIQALTNVDAFMLMADDLKIVFNDMMNQLGLYD
- the LOC102627720 gene encoding uncharacterized protein LOC102627720 isoform X6, yielding MPDMLTFLRQWPYFDWMKIIFSVIEIQVEALYFYAPVINDERKCFDMHQQFLENAFVLGFFLICIHMVIFLSYKNPLGFVINFLIYYSILAMAGIILLEKQGYPIFFDPMKYFKILLCIRYLARIISIYSLFSKAVRSSTELSEAKWVKIAVNLYLYLQAANVFGGLWYFMAIERVTECWTKACINHTGQHCHFSCRVNLEEDRTYINGFCPTKIRNTTIHDFGIFHGALESGIVEGTSILQKLLHCFVWGLQNLSNLGHDLQSGSDVWENIFVILVVSSGFLFFALLIGNMQIYLQSRTVRLKEMTVKPREIEEWKPFQNLSANLQQEMKKYKPYIRRKTNHIDIENLLNNIPKELGKKIKRELCWHLLKKVHEFRMLKEETLDALCDCVKPTFFTEHAHIIREGDPIDELIFVMQGNLWTYSFNDLTNGSTRKRDHLEDSDFYGAELVDWALRDCSLFEFSKSTKTIEALTNIEAFTLMADDLKIVFNEKMNQAALVIQLAWRHYTRRKFRFPKRRPSPLYVPLRDKVKEKTPIPQRSKVKEKTPLPQQDKVKVMTPVPQRSKVKEKTPVPQRSKVKEKTPVPQQSKVNEKTPLPQRGKVNKRTLPPKRFSVKIKIIGTLLRSVAKVVTRDPYSAFEIYEPSGSSISGKSQRDSSSALEIYEPSGSSISRKFQRDSSSALEIDEPSGSSISGKSQRDPSSALEIDEPSGSSISAKSQRDPSSALEIYEPSGSSFSEKSQRDPSFGLKMDEPSGSSISGKSQRDPSSALEINEPSGASISGKSKRDPSSALEIYEPSGFTELTTSNVKRLLYKMKNIFLRWPYFDWMQMILVVTVISVDPLFFYLPVINNLKKCLDLHYQLLDIVNVLSSVLLVIHVLIIVCVPFASYLMHIGENSHKNQWCFIIFDFLIFLPITQMAGTLLIETMGAPKFVDSVRSFKHVVFIQYVARIIRIYALFSTAMRSLRKHATATWARFAFNLFVYLQAANVFGGLWYFMAIERQTECWTKACINYTGRSHCSFNCHDNLEDYTFLNEFCPMKTRNATIHDFGIFHGALESGILEGKNFLQKILHCFIWGLQNLSNLGHNLQTSGNVEENIFVILVVSSGFLLFALLIGNMQRYLKLGKEMTLKPREIEEWQPFQKLSKNLQQKVKKYKSYIRRKTDYIDVQNLLNNLPNELRRELKRELCWNLLKKVQGFRKLNEVTLDALCDCVKPTFFTEHTHLIREGDPIDEMIFVVQGKLRTYTFKDIQSGSTSSDHKRYDGKNTRKEDLLQDGDFYGEELIDWALRDRFSFDIPKSNRTIQALTNVDAFMLMADDLKIVFNDMMNQLGLYD